In Roseisolibacter agri, a genomic segment contains:
- a CDS encoding prepilin peptidase gives MRTLELGSAVGLWSVALRLAFVGLLMWAAISDLRARRIPNALTGTLLVLGLVGAGVSAASGAGVEALRTSGLALGLGCAIWMTLGFLGLVAFGDVKLFAAASAWLTPTAVVNASLWAGVVGGVLAVLWAMFARGAGFSLARLRRATRQSDILHQPLPAAGGRDARTPYGVSMVAVLLLEVARLWNVV, from the coding sequence GTGAGGACGCTGGAGCTGGGCAGCGCGGTCGGCCTCTGGTCGGTGGCGCTGCGACTGGCGTTCGTCGGGTTGCTCATGTGGGCGGCGATTTCGGACCTGCGAGCGCGGCGCATCCCGAACGCGCTGACCGGCACCCTGCTTGTGCTCGGACTGGTCGGCGCCGGGGTCAGCGCGGCGTCCGGGGCGGGCGTCGAGGCGCTTCGGACGTCGGGCCTCGCCCTCGGGCTGGGCTGCGCGATCTGGATGACCCTCGGCTTCCTGGGGCTCGTCGCGTTCGGCGACGTGAAGCTCTTCGCCGCCGCCTCCGCATGGCTCACCCCGACTGCCGTGGTGAACGCGTCGCTGTGGGCCGGTGTAGTCGGTGGCGTGCTGGCCGTCCTGTGGGCGATGTTCGCGCGAGGCGCCGGGTTCAGCCTCGCGCGTTTGCGGCGTGCCACCAGGCAGTCCGATATTCTGCATCAGCCGCTGCCGGCGGCCGGCGGACGTGATGCGCGAACGCCGTACGGCGTATCGATGGTGGCGGTACTGCTGCTCGAGGTGGCGCGGCTCTGGAACGTGGTCTAG
- a CDS encoding pilus assembly protein TadG-related protein, which yields MRTSQRTTDRTTGRKTPNRTARRLDRRGATLVLVSLLMVPLVAVAAFSLDVGWWEVGANQLQTTADAAALAAARAKQLYPSNGTQAKVEAYANQVAAANKAFAQTVTIASSDVEPMYWSPTSGTATPTNWTDANAVRVTARATPGLLFAGVVRATAPTITRSSMAWIANFNSSICVKPWSLPYEVLYDKVASLTGLAATSSGSRRPDLTQAQMATLTTGGYSDQQRIVVVRGPTTSGGIPSTATGLTAYDGQWIGYSYSGNAGTESFQSLIYGCDPTNVSVSQDVGTTLPGGADYECRTVRALMGSDSNTCGAGWYNELATHETTCHYKAPSTTGNGAAAVTAHDAGCYDDASSTAPGVAMLVAWGDLNGTGSNAVDHRIVGLTRMLCVFRGLAAINSGNGNGNGGGNGGVGVGASTETCSPPGVAPIANLPRGTMVFAIDGITSATISATTELGNTVGINQRLILVR from the coding sequence ATGCGCACGTCGCAACGCACGACCGACCGCACGACAGGACGGAAGACTCCGAACCGGACCGCGCGGCGGCTCGACCGCCGCGGCGCGACGCTCGTCCTCGTCTCGCTGCTGATGGTCCCCCTGGTCGCCGTCGCGGCGTTCTCGCTGGACGTGGGCTGGTGGGAGGTCGGCGCCAACCAGCTGCAGACGACCGCCGACGCGGCGGCGCTGGCCGCCGCGCGCGCGAAGCAGCTCTATCCGAGCAACGGCACGCAGGCCAAGGTCGAGGCCTACGCGAACCAGGTCGCGGCGGCGAACAAGGCGTTCGCGCAGACGGTGACGATCGCCAGCTCCGACGTCGAGCCGATGTACTGGTCGCCGACGTCGGGCACGGCGACGCCCACCAACTGGACCGACGCGAACGCGGTGCGCGTGACCGCCCGCGCCACACCCGGGCTGCTCTTCGCCGGCGTCGTCCGCGCGACCGCGCCGACCATCACGCGCTCGAGCATGGCGTGGATCGCGAACTTCAACAGCAGCATCTGCGTGAAGCCGTGGTCCCTGCCGTACGAGGTGCTGTACGACAAGGTGGCCAGCCTCACCGGCCTCGCCGCCACCAGCTCGGGCAGCCGGCGGCCCGACCTGACGCAGGCGCAGATGGCCACGCTGACGACCGGCGGCTACTCCGACCAGCAGCGGATCGTGGTCGTCCGCGGCCCGACGACGTCGGGCGGCATCCCCAGCACGGCCACGGGGCTCACCGCCTACGACGGCCAGTGGATCGGCTACAGCTACTCGGGCAACGCGGGCACCGAGAGCTTCCAGTCGCTGATCTACGGCTGCGACCCGACGAACGTCTCGGTGAGCCAGGACGTGGGCACGACGCTGCCTGGCGGCGCCGACTACGAGTGCCGGACGGTGCGCGCCCTCATGGGCAGCGACAGCAACACCTGCGGCGCCGGCTGGTACAACGAGCTGGCGACGCACGAGACGACCTGCCACTACAAGGCGCCCAGCACGACCGGCAACGGGGCCGCGGCCGTGACCGCGCATGACGCCGGCTGCTACGACGACGCATCGAGCACCGCGCCGGGCGTCGCGATGCTGGTGGCCTGGGGCGACCTGAACGGCACCGGCTCGAACGCCGTCGACCACCGCATCGTCGGGCTGACGCGGATGCTGTGCGTGTTCCGGGGCCTCGCCGCGATCAACAGCGGCAACGGCAACGGGAACGGCGGCGGCAACGGCGGCGTCGGCGTCGGCGCCAGCACCGAGACCTGCTCGCCCCCGGGCGTGGCCCCGATCGCCAACCTGCCGCGCGGCACCATGGTCTTCGCGATCGACGGCATCACCTCCGCGACCATCAGCGCCACGACGGAGCTCGGGAACACGGTCGGCATCAACCAGCGCCTGATTCTGGTGCGCTGA
- a CDS encoding Flp family type IVb pilin: MQRTLLAARRFLRDESGATMVEYALLVALIALVLIASVTLLGTSSSTKLNEAAQSLSGS, translated from the coding sequence ATGCAGAGAACGCTGCTCGCGGCACGCCGGTTTCTGCGGGACGAGTCGGGGGCCACCATGGTGGAGTACGCGCTCCTGGTGGCGCTGATCGCGCTGGTGCTGATCGCATCGGTGACGCTGCTCGGCACGTCGTCGAGCACGAAGCTCAACGAGGCGGCGCAGTCGCTCAGCGGGAGCTGA
- the cpaB gene encoding Flp pilus assembly protein CpaB, with translation MAERRFTLVFFVAIATAAAATFGVYRVLDTTKKEAQIPTRAVVVTTRDLPEGARLDREMLAVRQWPATTVPEGAFDTPDSLVGRVTRVAVFNGEPIVPGRLAPVGSSAGLEVKITPGKRAMAVRINDVAGVAGLIQPNARVDVLVALNDTRAAGGRQVAKVFMENMRVLSVGTQVERGADGQAIQATTVTLEVTPQEAERLVIATNSGSIQLVLRGFGETDSARTRGAVASDLFGSLPAAPAPTPSEAPRPAPRRSAPAPQPRVEAPRPAPVVQAPRAPDSVAVEVYRGATKSQQKFVKDSSKTP, from the coding sequence ATGGCCGAGCGCCGCTTCACCCTCGTCTTCTTCGTCGCCATCGCGACCGCCGCGGCGGCCACCTTCGGCGTGTATCGTGTCCTCGACACGACCAAGAAGGAGGCCCAGATCCCGACGCGCGCGGTGGTCGTCACCACCCGCGACCTCCCGGAAGGCGCGCGCCTCGACCGCGAGATGCTGGCCGTTCGCCAGTGGCCCGCGACGACGGTGCCCGAGGGCGCCTTCGACACGCCCGACTCGCTCGTCGGCCGCGTGACGCGCGTCGCCGTCTTCAACGGCGAGCCGATCGTCCCCGGCCGTCTCGCGCCCGTCGGCAGCAGCGCCGGCCTCGAGGTGAAGATCACCCCGGGCAAGCGCGCCATGGCGGTCCGCATCAACGACGTCGCCGGCGTGGCGGGCCTCATCCAGCCGAACGCCCGCGTCGACGTGCTGGTGGCGCTCAACGACACCCGCGCGGCGGGCGGGCGGCAGGTCGCGAAGGTGTTCATGGAGAACATGCGCGTCCTCTCGGTCGGGACGCAGGTCGAGCGCGGCGCCGACGGCCAGGCCATCCAGGCGACCACCGTGACGCTCGAGGTCACCCCGCAGGAAGCCGAGCGGCTGGTGATCGCGACCAACTCCGGCAGCATCCAGCTGGTGCTGCGCGGCTTCGGCGAGACGGACTCGGCCCGCACGCGCGGCGCCGTGGCGTCCGACCTCTTCGGCTCGCTGCCCGCCGCGCCCGCTCCCACGCCGAGCGAGGCGCCGCGTCCGGCGCCGCGCCGCTCCGCGCCGGCGCCGCAGCCGCGCGTGGAGGCCCCGCGTCCCGCGCCGGTCGTCCAGGCGCCGCGCGCGCCGGACTCGGTCGCCGTCGAGGTCTACCGCGGCGCGACCAAGTCGCAGCAGAAGTTCGTGAAGGACTCCTCGAAGACGCCCTGA
- a CDS encoding TadE/TadG family type IV pilus assembly protein, whose protein sequence is MISTYMRRRLARARRDDHGAAVVEFALVVPVLFLIIFAVIDFGRALWTLNVLSSGVREGARAAAVESDVTTAASTAKTKTVAYINGILGTSLTTADVTVPAVNTTTPASADYGLIKVSLSVGGSAGFPFTPVTPFASRMGLGNIRFQPNANYRWEKAN, encoded by the coding sequence GTGATCAGTACCTACATGCGCCGACGGCTCGCCCGCGCGCGTCGTGACGACCACGGCGCCGCGGTCGTCGAGTTCGCGCTCGTCGTCCCGGTGCTGTTTCTCATCATCTTCGCGGTCATCGACTTCGGGCGCGCGCTGTGGACGCTCAACGTCCTCTCGTCGGGCGTGCGCGAGGGCGCGCGGGCCGCCGCGGTGGAGTCGGACGTCACCACCGCCGCCTCCACCGCGAAGACCAAGACGGTCGCCTACATCAACGGCATCCTCGGCACGAGCCTGACGACGGCGGACGTGACCGTGCCGGCGGTCAACACGACGACCCCGGCCTCCGCCGACTACGGCCTCATCAAGGTCAGCCTCTCCGTCGGGGGCAGCGCCGGCTTCCCGTTCACCCCGGTGACGCCGTTCGCCTCGCGCATGGGCCTCGGCAACATCCGCTTCCAGCCGAACGCCAACTACCGCTGGGAGAAGGCCAACTGA
- a CDS encoding CpaF family protein: MAAQRLGSRPGNSTVNTAAVSALTGRGDTGVLSAVEQLKVELHRKLIDRLDLAALERITDEGMLIQQIRQAVLEFLRAEQAPLSSQEREDVIEQIVYEITGLGPIEPLFRDATISDILVNGPKDCYVERRGKLSRVNVTFRDNAHLLTVIDRIVSRVGRRVDESSPMVDARLPDGSRVNAIIPPLALDGPVLSIRRFGAEITAQQLVEKGAMTEEMLYLLAGCVHARLNVIISGGTGSGKTTLLNALSSFIPNSERVVTIEDAAELRLQQEHVVRLETRPPNSEGRGEVLARDLVKNALRMRPDRIILGECRGAEALDMLQAMNTGHEGSLATIHANTPRDALSRLETMILFAGTNLPNRAMREQISSAIDLIVQVSRQADGSRRLVSITEVTSMEGEIITSQEIFRFRRRGVSPEGMVIGDFEPTGVRPSFVDRLKVAGIDLPLSMFSPR; encoded by the coding sequence ATGGCCGCGCAGCGGCTCGGCAGCCGGCCCGGCAACTCGACCGTCAACACCGCCGCCGTCTCGGCCCTCACGGGCCGCGGCGACACCGGCGTGCTGAGCGCCGTCGAGCAGCTGAAGGTCGAGCTGCACCGCAAGCTGATCGACCGCCTGGACCTCGCGGCGCTGGAGCGCATCACCGACGAGGGGATGCTCATCCAGCAGATCCGCCAGGCGGTGCTGGAGTTCCTCCGCGCGGAGCAGGCGCCGCTCTCCTCGCAGGAGCGCGAGGACGTCATCGAGCAGATCGTCTACGAGATCACCGGCCTCGGTCCCATCGAGCCGCTGTTCCGCGACGCGACGATCAGCGACATCCTCGTCAACGGCCCGAAGGACTGCTACGTCGAGCGGCGCGGCAAGCTGTCGCGCGTCAACGTCACCTTCCGCGACAACGCGCACCTGCTGACGGTCATCGACCGCATCGTCAGCCGCGTCGGCCGCCGCGTCGACGAGTCGAGCCCGATGGTGGACGCGCGCCTGCCCGACGGCTCGCGCGTCAACGCCATCATCCCGCCGCTCGCCCTCGACGGCCCGGTGCTCTCGATCCGCCGCTTCGGCGCCGAGATCACCGCGCAGCAGCTGGTGGAGAAGGGGGCGATGACCGAGGAGATGCTCTACCTCCTCGCCGGCTGCGTGCACGCGCGCCTGAACGTCATCATCTCGGGCGGCACCGGCTCGGGCAAGACGACGCTGCTCAACGCGCTCTCGTCGTTCATCCCGAACAGCGAGCGCGTGGTCACCATCGAGGACGCCGCCGAGCTGCGCCTGCAGCAGGAGCACGTGGTGCGCCTGGAGACGCGCCCGCCGAACTCCGAGGGGCGCGGCGAGGTGCTGGCGCGCGACCTCGTGAAGAACGCGCTGCGCATGCGGCCCGACCGCATCATCCTCGGCGAGTGCCGCGGCGCCGAGGCGCTCGACATGCTGCAGGCGATGAACACGGGTCACGAGGGCTCGCTGGCGACGATCCACGCCAACACGCCGCGCGACGCGCTGTCGCGTCTCGAGACGATGATCCTGTTCGCCGGCACGAACCTGCCCAACCGCGCCATGCGCGAGCAGATCTCGTCGGCCATCGACCTGATCGTCCAGGTGTCGCGCCAGGCCGACGGCTCGCGCCGCCTCGTCAGCATCACCGAGGTGACGTCGATGGAGGGTGAGATCATCACCTCGCAGGAGATCTTCCGCTTCCGCCGCCGCGGCGTGTCGCCGGAGGGGATGGTGATCGGCGACTTCGAGCCGACGGGCGTGCGGCCGTCGTTCGTCGACCGGCTGAAGGTGGCCGGCATCGACCTGCCGCTGAGCATGTTCTCCCCGCGGTGA
- a CDS encoding type II and III secretion system protein family protein: MSVPTLRRRAAAAALRRVAVACLVACAAPAALVAQADAVRVERIDISVGRSLPIQSPVGITRVTVANPEIADVVVVGTTDVVLNGKAGGETDILLFGANNYRRHLRVVVGTPSDRPQIILGVKLAEVRKDLLTNAGLSGLYRAKDARVGTGLFNSDSPFGTDGTITVPGNRFLTVLTDFGTRDLLAFIEAEQQRGRAKILAEPNLMAANRDSATFLAGGEIPIPIAQPGANGQIAIVIQYREFGVKLNFVPEILNDSLVKLKVRPEVSSLDFANAVTLSGFRIPALRTRRVETTVDVRRERSLVISGLFIEEQERNRTGIPLLMDIPILGNLFSSTRWQKNETELVIIVTPVVVDPNRPRAQDAPQLLPTPPLPAREALEPRLPSPSPAQPQPAPPARRP, translated from the coding sequence TTGTCCGTCCCGACCCTTCGGCGCCGTGCGGCCGCCGCCGCGCTGCGCCGCGTCGCCGTCGCGTGCCTCGTCGCCTGCGCCGCCCCGGCGGCCCTCGTCGCCCAGGCCGATGCCGTGCGCGTCGAGCGCATCGACATCTCGGTGGGGCGCTCGCTCCCCATCCAGAGCCCCGTCGGGATCACGCGCGTCACGGTCGCCAATCCCGAGATCGCCGACGTCGTCGTCGTGGGCACGACCGACGTCGTCCTCAACGGCAAGGCGGGCGGCGAGACGGACATCCTGCTCTTCGGCGCCAACAACTACCGCCGCCACCTGCGCGTCGTCGTCGGCACCCCGTCCGACCGCCCGCAGATCATCCTCGGCGTGAAGCTGGCCGAGGTGCGCAAGGACCTGCTGACGAACGCCGGCCTCTCGGGGCTCTATCGCGCCAAGGACGCGCGCGTCGGCACCGGCCTGTTCAACTCCGACTCGCCGTTCGGCACCGACGGCACGATCACGGTCCCCGGGAACCGCTTCCTGACCGTGCTCACGGACTTCGGCACCCGCGACCTCCTGGCCTTCATCGAGGCGGAGCAGCAGCGCGGCCGCGCCAAGATCCTGGCCGAGCCGAACCTGATGGCCGCCAACCGCGACTCGGCCACCTTCCTGGCCGGCGGCGAGATCCCGATCCCGATCGCCCAGCCGGGCGCCAACGGCCAGATCGCGATCGTCATCCAGTACCGCGAGTTCGGCGTGAAGCTGAACTTCGTCCCCGAGATCCTGAACGACAGCCTGGTCAAGCTGAAGGTGCGCCCCGAGGTGTCGAGCCTCGACTTCGCGAACGCCGTCACGCTCTCGGGCTTCCGCATCCCCGCGCTGCGCACGCGCCGCGTCGAGACCACGGTGGACGTGCGCCGGGAGCGCAGCCTGGTGATCTCGGGTCTGTTCATCGAGGAGCAGGAGCGGAACCGCACCGGCATCCCGCTGCTGATGGACATCCCGATCCTCGGCAACCTCTTCTCGAGCACGCGCTGGCAGAAGAACGAGACGGAGCTGGTGATCATCGTGACCCCCGTGGTCGTCGATCCGAACCGGCCCCGCGCGCAGGACGCTCCGCAGCTGCTGCCGACGCCGCCGCTCCCGGCGCGCGAGGCGCTCGAGCCCCGGCTCCCGAGCCCGTCGCCGGCGCAGCCGCAGCCCGCTCCTCCGGCGCGCCGTCCCTGA
- a CDS encoding AAA family ATPase: MQRKAVIVAGAAGPEAMVGGVLQRAGFSPALEVPTVAQALERLRDERVDLLVIPLQGPAAADLATLEREIARASSTFVLGTATAAEPDLILRAMRAGIHEFLVAPPSADDLTRAVDRMLRRARPEPSSRLAFAVYSAKGGLGTTSVALNLAFAFAQSVGTGRVALADYVVSGGDVGVMLNLRPAYDIGDLALKLAQLDASLLESFITRTPQGVAVLAASERPEALESVDGLAAGRILDELRTHFAITVVDCEHHPTDRTLTAMDAVDRILVVTQLNVAAVRSAQRTLQLFARLGYPDEKVAVVANRAQPSDLISPADAAKVLDRELFFRLPNDYRASEAALTRGLPVVAHDSNTALAKAYVALAAKLAGAEGAGDAPAARDAQSSSRFGRLLGIGRK, translated from the coding sequence ATGCAACGAAAGGCTGTGATCGTGGCCGGCGCCGCCGGACCCGAAGCCATGGTGGGTGGCGTGCTTCAGCGGGCGGGCTTCTCGCCCGCCCTCGAGGTGCCCACCGTCGCGCAGGCGCTCGAGCGCCTGCGCGACGAGCGCGTGGACCTGCTCGTGATCCCGCTGCAGGGGCCGGCCGCGGCCGACCTGGCGACGCTCGAGCGCGAGATCGCGCGCGCGTCGTCGACGTTCGTGCTCGGCACCGCCACCGCCGCGGAGCCCGACCTGATCCTGCGCGCCATGCGCGCGGGCATCCACGAGTTCCTCGTCGCGCCGCCGAGTGCGGACGACCTGACGCGCGCGGTGGACCGGATGCTGCGACGCGCGCGCCCCGAGCCGTCGTCGCGTCTCGCCTTCGCGGTCTACAGCGCCAAGGGCGGCCTCGGCACCACGAGCGTCGCGCTCAACCTCGCCTTCGCGTTCGCCCAGTCGGTGGGCACGGGGCGGGTGGCGCTGGCCGACTACGTGGTCAGCGGCGGCGACGTCGGCGTCATGCTGAACCTGCGCCCGGCGTACGACATCGGCGACCTGGCGCTGAAGCTCGCCCAGCTCGATGCCTCGCTGCTCGAGTCGTTCATCACCCGCACGCCGCAGGGCGTCGCGGTGCTCGCCGCCTCCGAGCGGCCCGAGGCGCTGGAGAGCGTCGACGGGCTCGCCGCCGGCCGCATCCTCGACGAGCTGCGCACGCACTTCGCGATCACGGTCGTGGATTGCGAGCACCACCCCACCGACCGCACGTTGACGGCGATGGACGCGGTGGACCGCATCCTCGTGGTCACCCAGCTGAACGTGGCCGCGGTGCGCAGCGCGCAGCGCACGCTGCAGCTGTTCGCGCGCCTGGGCTATCCCGACGAGAAGGTGGCGGTGGTCGCCAACCGCGCGCAGCCGAGCGACCTGATCTCGCCGGCGGATGCGGCGAAGGTGCTCGACCGCGAGCTGTTCTTCCGCCTGCCCAACGACTATCGCGCCTCGGAGGCCGCGCTGACGCGCGGCCTGCCCGTGGTCGCGCACGATTCGAACACCGCACTCGCGAAGGCCTACGTGGCCCTCGCCGCGAAGCTCGCCGGCGCCGAAGGCGCCGGCGACGCGCCCGCGGCACGCGACGCCCAGAGCAGCTCGCGCTTCGGCCGGCTCCTGGGCATTGGGAGGAAATGA
- a CDS encoding Flp family type IVb pilin, which produces MRKFATAARKFVRDEQGATMVEYALLVALIAVVVIGAVSLLGTGASTKLNSAAQSISAS; this is translated from the coding sequence ATGCGCAAGTTCGCCACCGCCGCCCGCAAGTTCGTTCGCGACGAGCAGGGTGCCACGATGGTCGAGTACGCCCTCCTCGTGGCCCTCATCGCCGTCGTCGTGATCGGCGCGGTCTCGCTCCTCGGCACCGGCGCCAGCACCAAGCTGAACTCCGCCGCGCAGTCGATCAGCGCCAGCTGA
- a CDS encoding DUF3618 domain-containing protein, whose product MAETTADVRRDIELTRERMTSTLAELERKLHLGQIVRENPWPAVGVAFGAGLLLSGSRADVKAAAATATATRGATSRLGPALDDIVANLMAGVGAALQGHVDTLLDEVKAAIGAPTSGGAGTARPLTGNGADQGMATGRPADALGQRDEAGAWSASADASSLGGLTPSSAGSQGMPRAD is encoded by the coding sequence ATGGCTGAGACAACTGCGGACGTGAGGCGCGACATCGAGCTCACCCGCGAGCGCATGACCTCAACGCTGGCCGAGCTCGAGCGGAAGCTCCACCTCGGGCAGATCGTCCGCGAGAACCCGTGGCCGGCGGTCGGCGTCGCATTCGGGGCGGGGCTGCTCCTGAGCGGCTCGCGCGCGGACGTGAAGGCCGCCGCGGCCACGGCGACGGCCACGCGCGGGGCCACCAGCCGGCTCGGGCCGGCGCTCGACGACATCGTCGCGAACCTGATGGCGGGCGTCGGCGCGGCGCTCCAGGGACACGTCGACACCCTGCTCGACGAGGTCAAGGCGGCCATCGGGGCGCCGACCAGCGGCGGCGCCGGCACGGCGCGTCCGCTGACCGGCAATGGCGCCGACCAGGGCATGGCGACCGGCCGGCCGGCGGATGCGCTCGGCCAGCGCGACGAGGCGGGGGCGTGGTCCGCGTCCGCGGACGCGTCGTCGCTGGGTGGCCTGACGCCGTCGAGTGCCGGCAGCCAGGGGATGCCGCGCGCCGACTGA
- a CDS encoding type II secretion system F family protein, whose product MLYLTLLLVFVGTAGVLVGLFVFFNRRRLSAEAEARSQLMGRSPTGLAIGAAGPTTILRDERVADSEVLDRLLSGKGITEWAKHELELAGSTRNPGEFLLGCLVGAVLGAVVGGRFLGGPVGVAIGTALGGLLPVGLVRRQAANRVKKFEEQLPEALDMLVNALRAGYSLQAAMEFVGNELPQPLGPEFGRFYDEQRLGVEVRTALMRLQDRVGTYDIKMFVTALLIQRETGGNLSEVLGNIALLMRERVAFRGQVDTLTAEPKASAKVLTGLPIAVFLLVYVMNPQYMRPLLETSTGHMLLAYAVSSVVVGYVILMRIAKIDI is encoded by the coding sequence ATGCTGTACCTGACGCTCCTCCTCGTCTTCGTCGGCACGGCCGGTGTCCTCGTCGGCCTGTTCGTCTTCTTCAACCGCCGCCGCCTCTCCGCCGAGGCGGAGGCGCGCTCGCAGCTGATGGGGCGCTCGCCGACCGGGCTCGCCATCGGCGCCGCCGGCCCGACGACGATCCTGCGCGACGAGCGCGTCGCCGACAGCGAGGTTCTCGACCGGCTGCTCTCGGGGAAGGGGATCACCGAGTGGGCGAAGCATGAGCTCGAGCTGGCCGGCTCCACGCGCAACCCGGGTGAGTTCCTGCTCGGCTGCCTCGTGGGCGCGGTGCTCGGTGCGGTCGTGGGCGGGCGCTTCCTCGGCGGCCCGGTGGGCGTCGCCATCGGCACGGCGCTCGGCGGCCTGCTGCCGGTGGGGCTCGTGCGCCGGCAGGCCGCGAACCGCGTGAAGAAGTTCGAGGAGCAGCTGCCCGAGGCGCTCGACATGCTCGTCAACGCGCTGCGCGCCGGCTACTCGCTGCAGGCGGCGATGGAGTTCGTCGGCAACGAGCTGCCGCAGCCGCTCGGCCCCGAGTTCGGGCGCTTCTACGACGAGCAGCGCCTGGGCGTCGAGGTGCGCACGGCGCTCATGCGCCTGCAGGACCGCGTGGGCACGTACGACATCAAGATGTTCGTCACCGCGCTGCTCATCCAGCGCGAGACCGGCGGCAACCTGAGCGAGGTGCTCGGCAACATCGCGCTCCTGATGCGCGAGCGCGTCGCGTTTCGCGGCCAGGTGGACACGCTCACCGCGGAGCCGAAGGCGTCGGCGAAGGTGCTCACCGGGCTGCCGATCGCGGTCTTCCTGCTCGTCTACGTGATGAACCCGCAGTACATGCGGCCGCTGCTCGAGACGTCGACGGGGCACATGCTGCTCGCGTACGCCGTGTCGTCGGTCGTGGTGGGCTACGTGATCCTGATGCGGATCGCGAAGATCGACATCTGA
- a CDS encoding type II secretion system F family protein, with protein MQNLPISLPLILLVVVIAGAVSVAVYAWAAGRQRREILMRVENPTLAATLPSPLLASPRKSFSDRLAEWLADRTPESWTGGEQASTKLVQAGFESQTAAVLYGSIRVVFGILLPLSVFVALAGRPQGTVLMYVLISVLIGFLAPQAVLDRLVQIRQDRLRKAVPDALDLLVVCVEAGVSLDAAILRVAKDLAVTHPDLAGEMMVINRKVNAGVPREQALNGLWSRTGLEELRGLAASMVQSERWGTSIAKVLRVNAETLRRKRKQTAEKKAAQASLKMMGPLLLFLLPALFVVILGPAAINISQAFK; from the coding sequence ATGCAGAACCTCCCGATCTCCCTGCCCCTCATCCTGCTGGTCGTCGTCATCGCGGGCGCCGTCTCGGTCGCCGTGTACGCGTGGGCGGCCGGGCGACAGCGGCGCGAGATCCTGATGCGCGTCGAGAACCCGACGCTGGCGGCGACGCTCCCGTCGCCGCTGCTCGCCTCGCCGCGGAAGTCGTTCAGCGACCGGCTGGCGGAGTGGCTCGCCGACCGCACGCCGGAGTCGTGGACGGGCGGGGAGCAGGCGAGCACGAAGCTCGTGCAGGCCGGCTTCGAGAGCCAGACGGCCGCGGTGCTCTACGGCTCGATCCGCGTCGTCTTCGGCATCCTGCTGCCGCTGTCGGTGTTCGTGGCGCTCGCGGGCCGTCCGCAGGGCACGGTGCTGATGTACGTGCTGATCTCGGTCCTCATCGGCTTCCTCGCGCCGCAGGCGGTGCTCGACCGCCTGGTGCAGATCCGGCAGGACCGCCTGCGCAAGGCGGTGCCCGACGCGCTCGACCTGCTGGTGGTGTGCGTGGAGGCGGGCGTCAGCCTCGACGCGGCGATCCTGCGCGTGGCCAAGGACCTGGCGGTGACGCACCCCGACCTGGCCGGCGAGATGATGGTGATCAACCGGAAGGTGAACGCCGGCGTGCCGCGCGAGCAGGCGCTCAACGGCCTCTGGTCGCGCACGGGCCTCGAGGAGCTGCGCGGCCTGGCCGCCAGCATGGTGCAGTCGGAGCGGTGGGGCACCTCGATCGCTAAAGTCCTGCGCGTGAATGCCGAGACTCTCCGCAGGAAGCGCAAGCAGACCGCGGAGAAGAAGGCCGCCCAGGCGTCGCTCAAGATGATGGGGCCCCTTCTGCTCTTCCTGCTTCCGGCCCTGTTCGTGGTGATCCTCGGGCCCGCGGCGATCAACATCTCGCAGGCGTTCAAGTAG